One genomic window of Glycine soja cultivar W05 chromosome 9, ASM419377v2, whole genome shotgun sequence includes the following:
- the LOC114367107 gene encoding protein PLASTID MOVEMENT IMPAIRED 1-like, whose translation MMAADDSSTKRNSNVQLLEKLEALSETLNQYSQISNTSRRTASLAIPRASPPFVSSAEDHDNDTAKVNNNKQSNKTRSRRMSLSPWRSRPKPEDAKAPLTQPDTKKFDDTENSGDKKGIWSWKPMRILSHIGMNKLSCLFSVEVVTAQGLPSSMNGLRLSVCVRKKETKDGSVQTMPSRVDQGGADFEETLFVRCHVYCNHGSGKQLKFEPRPFWIYLVAVDAKELSFGRNSVDLSQLIQESVEKSQQGLRVRQWDRSFGLSGKAKGGELVLKLGFQIMEKEGGVQIYNQDENMKSKRFRNLTSSFARKQSKSSFSLPSPRITSRSDAWTPSQRRLAEDIQCIDDLNLDDYPHLVHDAPPSIQKHGGSKEKLEDFDIPDFEVVDKGVEVQEKKEYDGEESEKSIEVKSATSEVVKEILHDQLRLTRLTELDSIAKQIKALESIMREDNKKFTKSEEADSPRLDSDEENVTREFLHMLEDQKARGFKINQSKIPSLQMAESEVYLSDLGKGLGCVVQTKDGGYLTSLNPLDNAVARNDTPKLAMQMSKPYVLASNQFPNGLELFQKLAGIGLDELSSQVFSMMPLDELIGKTAEQIAFEGIASAIIQGRNKEGASSSAARIVSALKGMANAMSSGRQERISTGLWNVDETPLTAEKILAFTMQKIEFMAVEGLKIQVDMAEEEAPFDVSPLNTEEGNKENELLASAVSLEDWIRDQSYSDTSNITLMFVVQLRDPIRRFEAVGGPVVVLIHATSEEDTKGSECDHYQDDEEEKMFKVTSMHMGGLKVRSVTKNAWDSEKQRLTAMQWLIEYGLGKLKAGKKGKHALVKGPDFLWSISSRIMADMWLKTMRNPDVKLVKE comes from the coding sequence ATGATGGCAGCAGATGACTCCTCTACCAAGAGAAACTCAAATGTTCAGCTCCTTGAGAAACTAGAGGCCCTTAGTGAAACTCTTAACCAATATTCACAAATCTCAAACACATCTAGAAGAACAGCTTCATTAGCTATACCAAGAGCCTCACCTCCTTTTGTCTCATCTGCTGAAGATCATGACAATGACACTGCTAAAGTTAACAACAACAAGCAAAGCAACAAAACTCGGTCTCGCCGCATGTCCTTGTCTCCATGGAGATCAAGGCCAAAGCCTGAAGATGCCAAGGCACCTCTCACTCAGCCAGATACCAAAAAGTTCGATGACACAGAAAATTCAGGTGACAAGAAAGGGATTTGGAGCTGGAAGCCTATGAGGATTCTTTCTCATATTGGAATGAATAAACTAAGCTGTTTGTTTTCTGTCGAAGTGGTCACTGCTCAAGGCCTTCCTTCATCCATGAATGGACTAAGGCTTTCTGTTTGTGTTAGAAAGAAAGAGACCAAAGATGGGAGTGTTCAGACAATGCCATCAAGGGTTGATCAAGGTGGTGCAGATTTTGAAGAGACCCTTTTCGTAAGGTGCCATGTTTACTGCAACCATGGTAGTGGAAAGCAGCTTAAGTTTGAGCCAAGACCATTTTGGATATACCTTGTTGCAGTTGATGCCAAAGAGCTTAGCTTCGGAAGAAACAGTGTTGACTTGAGCCAGTTGATTCAAGAATCCGTTGAGAAAAGCCAGCAAGGCTTGCGTGTGAGGCAGTGGGACAGAAGCTTTGGCTTGTCAGGGAAGGCAAAAGGAGGAGAACTTGTTCTGAAACTTGGCTTCCAAatcatggagaaagaaggaggagtTCAGATATACAACCAGGATGAGAACATGAAGTCCAAAAGGTTCAGAAATCTCACATCTTCATTTGCTCGCAAACAATCCAAGTCATCATTCAGCTTGCCAAGTCCTAGAATAACAAGCAGAAGTGATGCATGGACTCCTTCACAGAGAAGGTTGGCAGAAGATATTCAATGTATAGATGATTTGAATCTTGATGATTATCCACACCTAGTTCATGATGCCCCTCCCTCTATCCAGAAACATGGTGGTAGCAAAGAGAAGCTGGAGGATTTTGATATCCCAGATTTTGAGGTTGTTGATAAAGGGGTTGAAgttcaagagaagaaagaatATGATGGAGAAGAATCTGAGAAATCCATAGAAGTGAAGTCAGCTACAAGTGAGGTTGTCAAggaaatactgcatgatcaacTGCGCCTTACTAGATTAACTGAGCTTGATTCAATTGCCAAGCAGATAAAGGCTCTTGAGTCCATAATGAGAGAAGATAACAAGAAGTTCACAAAAAGTGAGGAAGCTGATTCACCAAGATTGGATTCTGATGAAGAAAATGTGACAAGGGAGTTTCTTCACATGCTTGAGGATCAAAAGGCCAGAGGTTTCAAAATCAACCAATCTAAAATCCCCTCATTACAAATGGCAGAATCTGAAGTGTATCTCTCGGATCTTGGCAAGGGCTTGGGGTGTGTGGTTCAAACAAAGGATGGAGGCTACTTGACATCGTTGAATCCTTTAGATAATGCTGTGGCTAGAAATGACACTCCAAAGCTAGCAATGCAGATGTCAAAGCCTTATGTGTTGGCATCAAATCAGTTCCCAAATGGGTTAGAGTTGTTTCAGAAATTGGCTGGCATTGGCCTTGATGAACTCAGCTCTCAAGTTTTCTCCATGATGCCCCTAGATGAACTTATAGGTAAAACTGCTGAACAGATTGCTTTTGAAGGCATTGCTTCTGCCATCATACaaggaagaaacaaagaaggagCTAGTTCGAGTGCTGCACGTATAGTTTCTGCCCTCAAAGGAATGGCCAATGCAATGAGTTCAGGAAGACAAGAACGGATTTCAACAGGACTTTGGAATGTGGATGAAACCCCACTTACAGCAGAGAAAATTCTAGCCTTCACAATGCAGAAGATTGAATTCATGGCAGTTGAAGGGTTGAAAATCCAAGTTGACATGGCAGAGGAAGAAGCTCCTTTTGATGTTTCTCCACTCAACACTGAGGAAGGGAACAAAGAGAATGAACTATTAGCTTCTGCTGTTTCACTTGAGGATTGGATCAGAGACCAAAGCTACAGTGATACATCAAACATCACACTCATGTTTGTTGTTCAACTGAGGGATCCAATAAGGAGATTTGAAGCAGTTGGAGGTCCTGTGGTGGTTCTCATTCATGCAACAAGTGAAGAAGACACAAAGGGGAGTGAATGTGATCACTACCAAGATGATGAGGAGGAGAAAATGTTCAAGGTAACAAGCATGCATATGGGAGGTTTGAAAGTGAGGAGTGTTACAAAGAATGCATGGGACAGTGAGAAGCAAAGGCTAACTGCAATGCAATGGTTGATTGAATATGGATTGGGAAAACTTAAGGCAGGGAAGAAAGGCAAGCATGCATTGGTAAAAGGGCCAGATTTTCTGTGGAGCATTTCATCAAGAATCATGGCTGACATGTGGCTCAAAACCATGAGAAATCCAGATGTCAAACTTGTGaaggaataa